attcattttgtttttttacatgtccCCATACTATCTGTTATTTCCTTTTTGGTATGACAGGACATAAATGATGTTTTTTATATTCTTGCTGTTAATAACTActcattttaaatatatattattgtaaatattgtaaataatacTCTTTTAACACTATTATGGCTCATAATGTAACTTTTGTAACTTGTTTgctgtgttttactgttttatctgcttgttcTGCTGCTAGGTCGTCATTGTAAATTAGAAGTAGTTATAAATTGACCTACCTTgtgaaataaaggttaaataaatcaaatgtgaaggttttttcagaaatattaacACTGACATGGGTGTTAAATACTTTCCAAAGCAGCacctgtgcctttttttttttttttttttttttttaaatcttaacccataaagactcagtactacatttttgtctaattctatctttcttaactgatttattacccctttttttaatattatcttctgtattttgcattttttggtgtaaatcatgtattttcgtatatttaattcacagatcatgtcgatgttcatgaaaactcggagtaaattcaaagttaactctatcaaaacagagaaaaatgaagaaaaagttactttttcaacaaaaatatagctaactgaatgtaaaaacaactgtctccatctactgtcattgatccaactccatgggttttactggtgaatcatgttgtagaagatgatgctgtttccacgttcactacggagcctctgaacgtccaaatgggtcatatctgatgaccatgaaaagacgacacacTACATTTACACTAATTTacacggattgataggattagtggatcaacaggtattaaacagtttaaatcagtcgacggtttgtgtcacaggtggctgtttgggtctctatgggtaaAGAAAAGTGAGTTTTATCATGACTTACTTATCTGACAGTACTGATGCAAGTTTTACACGGCTGATTCACATCCCAACAGAAGAggcttttttggtttttacctCTACTGTCGGAGCAAAAAACAGGAACAAAGCCGTCACTACAAAGCACACTGTCACCATTGACcagcaaaacaaagacatttctgCGCGGGGTTACGTGTATCATCTTATGCCAGCGCATTGGGTTAATTGGGACCAGAGCAGATACATTTGTTGCAAAAAATGCCCCAACCAAGGGGGCCCTAAGATGTGAGATCATGTGAACAGACCACCTGTGGGGCTTTCATTGCTATTTCAATATCATTCATGTCAAGGCCCCTGCACTCTCTGACACAGCTTGAGTCGAGGGAGAGATGTTTCAATTCAGGCTCAGCGAAAAAACCAAACACAAGACGCAGGGGCTCTGGCAGGTTTCAGCTCTGACAAACCAAAAAAAGCGAGGGTTCCAAAATGCTCTTTCAATTGTGCGACGTCCATCAAAGCATCCAAATGGGACGTTTAAGGGAACCTTGGCACATCAGACAGACACTCCTAATACACACCACCTTTATTCTAGGCTGTTAAAAAAGAAAGATCAAAGTTTCTGCAGATGAAAAGGGTCCGTTCCCTGCATTTATACCCCCATTCACCCACTCCCTCTTTTACTAAATTAAGAAAGCGGGCTTCGGCAGGCATGTGAAGAGGACTTTAACAATTATGGAGATGCTCCAACTCAACCCCTGCCTCTAATTACCAGTCTCTGATGGTTAAAAGGGCTTCCTTTTACCCGGAACTCTGAAAAGCTGCTATTGCTGCTGCCATACTCGACACGGTGACCACAAGGAACCACAAAATATGCCTGCTCTAGCAACACAACACACTCCCTTGCACAAGTGGGGGGGGTGAGGAGGAAAAACACTACAAAGTTACACAGACCTGGAGATTTatcaaatgttttattgtcaaaaTAAAGGTCATATTTGAATCCTCGCAAAAAAAGGACATCTACACTTTGTACAAATTTACAATAGCTTATAAAGTTTTCTTTTTATACAAATTTACATgttttgtacataatgttttttataaatacatttgaaattacaaaaatgaatgacCCGTAAAATACTTGGGCGCTATTAAGGCTTAATTTAAACCATCTTTGACGTGATTGAATTATGCAATGTTATCTGGCACTATGTAGATAATAAAATggtaataaaaaccaaaatgctcTTTGTATGAAGCTAGACAGTACTCTGTCAGTCACTCTGTCTAAAAGTAGCCTACAACAACAACAAGTAATGCCCAGTTTGTGTAAAAGCCTCAGTCTGTACCTCTAATACATATAAACAGGGAGGATTAACCTGTGTTAATGCCAGGTACATTGTTTTAGACCAGTTCTCCCTACAgaggtgtgtgaatgtttgggaGGAAGGGAGGACACCTCAGCAGCAGTTCATTACTATGCAAATTGCTTAAAACAGGGAGTGATGGGTTATCTCCCCTACAATTAGCAGTCCTCATAAgctgtttttcctttctttctttcttttttttttttttttcaaacctggGACAATGGCATCTGCTTGGGGCAAGACACGGAGCTCGCTGTGCCTGACCTCCACGTCAGTCCTGTGCTCACGTCACTGTACATGGAACCGCTGGTGCCTTTACTGCCCCAACAGCACCTGGTGCAAAAAGTCCTCCAAGAGTCCAAAGTCTTTCCAGACCAGATCCACACCCCGGACGTGATGCCCACCAGAAGGCACATAAAGTACTTTAACATAAAAACTGCATAGTCCGGACTCCTGCGGTCACTCTCCCGTAAACAGTTGGAGCAGTTGTGCGTAATCTCCCAGCTCTGTCTGTTGTGCTGCTCGTAAAAATAGCAGGCGACTATAATAGTGGCTGGAACAGTGTAGAGCACCGTGAAGATGCCAATCCGGATCATCAGCTTCTCCAGTTTGTCCGTTTTGGTGCCACCCTGTTTGATGACGCTGCGGATCCTGAACAGAGACACAAATCCAGCCAGGAGGAACATAGTGCCTATGAATAATAAATCACCAAAGGGGCTAAGACAAAACCCCGTAGGTTGTCCAGGTTTTGGTTCCCCACGTAGCAGATACCTGCCACTGAGTCCCCGTCCACGGAGCTGAGCGCAAGCACCGCGATGGACTTCATACTGGGGATGAGCCAAGCGGCCAAGTGGAAATACTGGGAGTAACTGGCGATCGCCTCGTTGCCCCACTTCATCCCGGCTGCCAGGAACCAAGTTAGAGACAGGATGACCCACCAGATGGAACTGGCCATGCCGAAAAAGTAAATAAGAAGGAAAACCACAGTGCAGAGCGCAGGGCCGGTGGTCTCATAGTGGATGTGCTCCAGGTCGTACTCCCGGTTACACGCCACTTTCTCATGTCCGGCGATCAGTCTGACAATATAACCCACCGACACGAACATGTAACAAGCCGAAAGGAAAATAATAGGTCTCTCTGGGTACTTGAAGCGCTCCATGTCGATAAGGAAAGTGGCAACTGTGGCAAAAGTTGACACGAAACACAACACCGACCAAAGTCCTATCCAAACGCGGTGAACGCTCTTTCGTCGTGCGTAAAATAGGGATTGTGGCACGGCATGGCGCAGTTAGTGATCTGTCCTGTTTTGACACGGTTGTAAAGGGGGTGTCGGTCCGTGTTCACTGGCACCATGGGCTCCAGACACGTGCATCCCGGCTCACACGGTGCGGAGGGCGGCTTGTATTTCCCAGGCGCGCCGGGTCGACCGGGCTTATTTTTAGGTGGATTATAACCCTTACCGGGGTGATTGGTGGGTTTGGAGAGGACAGGGGAAACTGTGGTGGAGTCTGTTCTATTATAGTCCATGCACAACGTGTCCGGGTTGCCTTGCACCGGCAATAAGTCGCACTTCATCCTGTCCGGCCACGGAAAACCGTACTGCCTCATGAGGGGCGCACAGCCAGCCCGGGCTCTCTCACACACGCTCCGGCACGGTGGGAGAGGTTTTTTGTAGTCCTCCAAACAAATCGGGGTATACATACTACACAGGAAGAACTTCAGGTCCGGGGAGCACTGGATTTCAACCAGAGGCCAGAACTGATGCACCTCCAGTCCCGCCTCGTCCTGCGTGTCGTGGTTAAACTGGTTGGGCATGTAGGTGTAGTTGTAGCCGATCCCTTTACACAGCGGCACCGCGATCTCCTGGCAGGTGATCTCCTTGGCCGTGGTGCAACTGGATCGGGGCAGGAGAGCCAGACAGAGGAGCAGGTAAATCCCAAACAGGTCGTACTCCATCCCTCCGGCGCGTCGTGTCCCCCTCCGTCCGCTTTGGTTCAAGCAGCAACTGCGTAAAAtcctcgtctgtttttttttttttttttttttggagtccgATCCGGTTAGATTTGGCGCAGCGAGCCCATCTCGCTTCTCTCGGGGATCTTAACACGGAGTTGCAAGCAATTTGCAAGCCGTGTTTACTTTCGgctgagaaggaggaggaaaaggaggaggagagaggagaagcaGCCTTCAGGGCGACGGGCAGCAGGCAAGATGGCTGAGAGGAGAATCCACCttctgatccaaaaaaaaaaaaaaaaaaaacaaaacaaaacaaaaaaaaaactgtcagtatCCTAAGCTTGGTCTGTTGTGAACGAACCTAATCACCGCTGACAGATCGGTGTAAAGAAAAATGTGggccttctttctttccttcaatGCACAGCGGCTACATTCAGTCAGCTCGTCCCACCTTGGTCCTGGTTCCCATACAAATCATATGCGTCCAGACGGAGAGCTGCGGATTTATACGAAGAGGATGGAAAACCAACCCCCACAGAGCCGCTCCTCCAATCAGCACGACAGGGGCGGTGCCATCTAGTGTCAATCAACTATTTTAActaataatgttttgttttgcagcTGATAATAACACTCTTAGTTGGTCCTGTGGCACATGGATCTAGAAAGACTGACATGAAATAGAAAATGTCAGATGTATATTCAGAACCAAATTAAGGACTTCTATGTTTTCTTTGGTGACGGGTTAAATTATAGgctataatgtgtgtgtgtgtgtgtgtgtgtgtgtgtgttatgaacTGATGCCATACCCAAAGCCACTGGCTGGTTTTAAAGGAAAGCAATAATATATGATATGCTCCCTTATGTTTATTCTAAAGggaaaaacatattaaaacatagagtgaaattaaccttttcatgcattaattatgagaaccttaatcaagatatttttcctgagtgattttattcctctttaggcatgacaaaaaaaaaaggaaaatttttatgagcctatttttcatggagttgcaaaaatgtccactcagctgacgaagcaaagaaacatgtatttactgatatactgcatgaaaactatgaaataaaaaccatttttaatgctgctaatctgatgttttttcacattttaacatacctgcatggagataatttgcaaaaacaaaaaaaaaaaacaaaaactactaactgtttaaaaaacaaaatagttaatcacagtctaataacaactagctttttttttttttttttttttttttacactcacatgtttctgcagatcaggttcatctagatcagcaaatttacagtaatggtgtgaatcacagtgtatgggatgatgcataagcgtatccactgtgttggctgatatggaactaaaacaacaaaatccataaatatataagagaacagctttgaacagctgtccactgtagtgaccactatgcatgaaagggtttaattaAAACCCTATAAAAGCAAATTATAAGGATTTATCAAAGTATCACCAACTATAAGGCTGCTATTCTTCTTTCTTATAATCTTTCCCTTTTACTAAACTTTGTGTTAACTCTCTGTATCTTCCTTTTGACGCACAATCTTTGATAAATGTCACAACAGTGGGTAACATACACACCAGGCAGAGGGACGAGGCGTCTAAGCTCCGGATGATTGTTTCTGTGTGAGAGGGCCAGTTTGTTAAATTGGCTAATTTGCGCATGATAAGACTACCCGGGGAGCTGTCTGTCCTTCTCAaaagctgttttattttttaaatgaggTGCTAATGTTTCGTTTAAGGCTCGCATAGAGCTCTGCGGGAGGCGTAATTGCGTGGAGGCACAGACCAAGAAGAAAACTGAGCCAGTGGCAGAGCATATCAGTGGAATATGCTCATGTGTCTGGGGATCTTAGGACGATCTGACAGGATTCTTATTGTGTTAAATAGGCTTCTATTTCTGTATAGCctctgataattaaaaaaaaaaagtcagtaaaaacTCCATCATTTGAGCATTTACAGTATTTCTACAATTTGCTAAATTAATGGAGAACTGAATATGTGCAGTATAACTTATCCTTTATGAATACTTTCTAATGTTATTTCCTTTAAAACATCTATATAAAGTTCTGTATAAAAGGCCACCCTGATCCATGATGATAAAAtatctccagaataaaagtagtcactatcataaaaataaaaccaagGGTACTGTAGTCCAactgcatatttaaagacattaattgacatttgtttgacctttcaaggtcaaaggtcatggcaccaaatgaaagcccatatgtgacttcctgtctATTGCCAATAATTACATCAGTgccttcaactgttttcaagttatagtactttgaaatgtgtcacattataaaccaatggggatttttttttttttaaatttcaaaaattcataaaaatttcaaaaatcaatatttctaaatTCTTCGAACAAACTCGGTAGACCTaaccccaaggaacctctgctatgaatttcaattgattctggcaaGTGGTTTTGTTGGATAAGgttctagaaatctggacatagatgaccttgggtttgacctttcagtgtcactcaaggtcaaaggtcatcgcaccaaatgaaagcccatatgtgacttcctatcaatTGCCAATAATAATTGCATCAATgccttcaactgttttcaagttatagtactttgaaatgtgtcccattataaaccaatggggatttttaatattttaaaaattcatataaaattaaaaaaaaaaaattctcaataatttgaaaaaagttggtagaccttaccccgaAGATGTTCcataacaaatatcaagtcattctgattgatggttttagagaagaagattcttgaaaaaatTATTTACAGATGCTAACTGACATCAATAGTCCATTCAGTGTTGGACTAAAAATGAAGTCCATAAatggggtcaaaatgtgaaattctatgtATTAATGCAAGAAAGGCTATTACAGAAAAAGAATGTGTATCTCTGAGCCCAGTTCAACTTaagaacactgtctgcacattagaaaaCATCCACTTTTTAGATTAATAGTGCAAGATTTATACATGTACTTTAGAAACATACTTAAACCTATGTATATACAGGACTGTGCAAAACACTTTGGCCACCTTTAGCCATTAAACTGGTTTACAAGCaaaatgtttccagaataaaagtaaataGTCATTAATAAACTATGGTTAATTAGCATTTTTGACTTACTTTTTCTTTAAGATACagtattgggtcaaaatgtgaaatgttATGTATTAATGCAAGAATGGATATTGTGGAAAACAACACTGggaacactgtctgcacattagaaaaCATCCACTTTACAGATTCCTGGTGAATGATTtataatatacataaaaactATGTACATACAGGACTGTGGAAAAGTCTGAGACAcatctaggtttgttgtttttgcaggattgaaaTGACAATACATGCACTGTTGGCCATGacgttggaataattttgtttgaagatacattcctgtttttattcccatttatacaCAACAGTAATCACCTTAATCAGATGCAacaagtcccagttacactttagaacccatttagttcagttgtttgtatgtcttttaaggctgtgtacatttttcctgtattttctagtCATATCTGATGGAaatagaatgaaaaaaatacacttttagcCATAAATGTGGAATAATATATGTCTTctcacctcttctcatgaaatgattgtgacaatggtctttattcttgatagataaaggtTTAAGTCACTatgtagtgtgacctctgaccccatatgttgaatgaaacccggtataaaacataaaaaaaggaatgccataaatctcatagtgtctgaacaaaagggttaaagacatgttaagtggtttaaagaagctgttttttcattgaaatctttgttttttcctgctgtacattctatatatccagattggatctaaatacagagactgagacgTGAATATGCATTTGAACTTTactaaacctaatgttggaccaggacttttgCATAAAACTGTAAACACAAGTTCTTATTTCATTATATAATTGCATCACAACTTGTACTTTACAGTAACAGGTCTCACCTTTTCATTCCCCATGGtcaaaaaatcacatttcacTTTGAGTTATGGCTGAAAAATATGTTTTGTCAATGTCACTAttgtccgttttttttttttttttttttttttttaaatccttaagacccaaacatccaccagtgaccaaaaccacctactaatctaaaatgtttaacacctgttgagccactaatcctatcaatgcatgagaataattggtgaaaaatacagtttgtcatctttcatgatcatcagatatgacccatttggacgttcagaggctccacagttaccatggaaacaccgtcatcttctacaacattgattcaccagtaaaacccatggagttggatcaatgacagtggatggagacacttgttttatgttcagtcaatgatattttgctgaaaggttcactttttttcagtttttctgtttccgacataataaccctcaactttaattgaagctcttatgaacatttacatgatcagtaaattaaatacatgagaGAAGGACTTTTGAGAAGCACTTCATTGTGCATATCATAagttcagataagataagataagatatactttattgatctcccaatggggaaattcaaatgtacagcagcacaagacaatatgcatcaaatacaatggaaaaataaaaagattaaaaaagtaaaaaatagaataaataaacaaatagcagcaataaataaatactaaacaaacaaacagtgccaggcacaacaaaccccgcccttcgcacgtattgtaccttattttggcatagatccagctgatgtctatgcatgtgctgatatcaTCATTAATTAGCTCtctatatgtggcaagtttgaactAAATTAGACAAAATTGATGTGTTTATAGGCATGTgcaattttgcccattgtaagtaaatgggaaaaataaagattttaaaaattcagaaaaaatgtgaacttggacctacttttcccaaaatgcaatgacatttattctgggtcactggcagtctataaacccaatttggtatgaattcaaccaatagttttgctgctaaagaaacaaaccgaaccaaaaacaataaataaataaacaaataaataaaacttatgtAGTGCATATTATTGTGATCATCGTTGTCTATCGCTGAGTATTTGCAGGATACAAAATAATGCTGCTTCTGGGAAAAAGATACTGCGAGGCCAGACATGTGATCAGCACATCtgttgaaaacatgagcaaaatgTTACTGAATAGACATTTTGTCCACTACTGTGTACGCACACACATGCCATAACTCGCAAACACACAATTCCAGCAGCACAGCGTGGTGTTACGAGGCCTATGAGTGACCTACTTGCTGAAGCcgaatattcaaaaaaaaaaaaaaaaaaaaaaaaagcatcttccTCCCAATTTCCCATCTGAGCATAATGCAACATTGTGTGCGGGGGCCAGGGTGTGGTGTTAGAGTTTAAGTTTAGTGGTATTGTGTTTGGAGTGGAGCCAGGTCTTTATCATGTGAGGCAGCCGTTTTTACAGCCTCCACCGacttgaaccagtaaaataacagagtGAGCATGGTCATGTCTGAGCATCAGGCGAGCCCGGATTGATTAAGTGACTCGCCAGTGTGAGATAAAAGGAAGGAGGTCTGTTAATGGCTGTTTGCTTTTGATTAGGAAACAAGAGTCGGGCTAGCCAGCGCCCTGGAGGTGTGCGTGTCCATGTGAGTGAATGTTTGTGCACACGATGGGTGGCGTGATATTTTCCAATAATAATCCTGGTATTTGAGATGTGTGAAAAGGGACACGTAATAAAATGGGAGCGGGGGTACTGGTGCTGGTCATAGTGTAGTAGTCGGCAGGGGGGGGAGGGAGGAACGACGAGGCCCGCGAGAGGTTATGGAGGCGGTGGAGTCCAGAAATAATGATTTACCTCCGAGGATCTGCTCTCATCTCCTGTTTGCAACGCAGCGCTGCACAccgtgaaggaaaaaaaaacacaaaacaaaaaaaaacaacctcgaCCAAATCCTTAAAAAAACACTCTCTGACCATGAATAAAACCCGAGCAGCAAAGTTAATGTGTTGAATTTAAACCCCAGAATCAGTGCTCCCGCTGAAAGAAAAGGAAGCCCATCAAGTGTGACTATACTTGCCAGATCCAGGGCCTTACCTCAGAGATGGTGAGACGGAGATATGCTAATGCAACTTTATCTTGTAAAGGAAAGCTTCGAGGAGATTTAGCCAATCTGCTGGACACAATTCCAAGAGCCTCAGTGGCATTTAGCGGACTCGCGCTAACCCGGAGCTGCTTGTTAAGACTTCATTAGCTGTGTTTGCTCAGGCCTCTTCTCTCCAAAGAGGTAGAGGAGGGCTCCCCAGGCTCCAGCCTTAGCCCCACTATAGACACTCCATATGGGGCTTGTTTGCTCACGGCTGGCCTGGTAATCACTTTCAGGTGGAGCTGGAGGAGACAGGGCAAGGCTGAGGGGATTTTGGGAGAGCTGGAGAGCTGCAAACCTTTCGAAACACCCCCcccctaccaccaccaccaccaccaccacccaacaccaacaccagcaccctTCAGTTCCCAGCCCCCACTGACAGCCCCTGTGCCACCGGGGCACTCCTGATGGTGACAGAGTGCGGAGCGTGTACCCTGTGAATTAGCTCACACTAGGCCCATTACCTTAACAAACACGCCGGCCCCTCCAATCAACCTACTGCCGGGAGGACAGGCGGCCCCCGTAAAATCCCTCCCTTAACGCCActgtccacccccccaccccccaccgccCACCCCTCAGTGGGACCACGACTTTGTATGTGACTATATGTCAGCAAAGAACCAGGTTTAGTTCATTCTTTCCTTGTCTGAAAGGAGCTTAAGGCGAGTTTTCACTGTAACAATAGGCACATATTTAAGAATACAGTGTCTTTAATACCCacactgtatgaaaaaaaaaaaaaggcctgtagAAAGATAGAACATTAAAGTCATTATTGGTTAAAATGTATGATGGTGTTTTAGGGCCACATAAGGAAattaaaacacttgtcactacgagaataaagtcgtaaaatattgagataaacgTGATTTTTATgggaataaagtcgaatacaaaaatagtcataattttacagaataaagttgtaatattttgagaatcacgttgtagttaaaaaaaaaaagttcaattaaccaaaaatgttgtacttttatgagattaaagtcctaaatatttcaagaataaacccataacattatgagaataaagacgtagttttaaaaaaaaatcataatttaatgaaagtaATGGTTGTACTTTCATGAGattaagtcgtaatatttcgagaataaaaccataatattatgagaataaagttgtagtttaaaaaaacctcAGTTTTAATGAAACTATGGTCATACTTTATGAggttaaagtcataatatttcgagaaaaaagccataacattacaagaataaagtcacagtttaaaaaaacctcaatttaacaaaaatagtGTCGTAGTTTTATGAAATTAAAGTttgtaattatgacttttttaaaattgcgacattattctcatgatattatggctttattctcgaaatattctgactttattcttgtaaaattatgactctttttgtattcaactttattttcataaaattacaaGTTTATCTCGATGTTTTGGACTTATTCTCATACTTAtaagtgtttttattgtcttatGTAGCCCTAAAATGCcgtttttaaaaatgtcttatttcaagcaaaattatctgccagtgcactaataaaaattgcacttagcaagttttcttaaaataagaaaatattatctaaggttaaaaatgcaaaaaattcttATTtgagcagaatatacttgtttcaagtttCACAGTAAGATTTTTAAAATCTATGgtaaataaagacccaaacagccactggtgatcaaaaccatctactgatacaaactgtttaatacctgttgaaccagtAATTctatcatacatgtaaataattggggtaaaatgtagtttttcatgggcatcagatttggacattcagaggctctgtagttaccgtggaaacaacgtcatctctacaacactgattcaccggtaaaaccaatggacttggatcaatgacagtggatggagacacttgtttttcagcaaagatgtaatAATTGAATGTGAAAAGTCACTAGGTTtaagtttttttctatttctgatatGATAACGTTTGAATttgcatgaacatctacatgatcggtgaattaaatataggaaagacatgagttacactgaaaaaatccaaaatacagaggatgatattatcataaatgtaataaatcactttaaaaaggctaaatatagaggaaaattcatttgggaactgccacaaaagtagcactggttctttatggtAAAGACGTAATGACTGCAGTAGATATGTACagtcaaaactgcataaaacaagtagtccgccacccccccccccaacaattgtagcttgttttgttctaaatattgcttaaattagttgtaatatttaAATGGGTAGCTAAAGAATGAAATTCTTGGAAGAaatcaaataatcttaacaagcttaagtctcaataagtgaataaatctttaaaaaaaaaaaaaaaaagatgtttcaagataaatattctaTATAAATTctagtcagtttatctaagtcagatattcaGTCCACAGGATTTGATCGGCAACCTGGAGACGCTTCAGAAAAACACTCCTCCAAATCTATTTCAGCGTCTCTTTGTAATTAAAGAGATGGTTTATCTGAATTATATACCAGTCTTTTTGCACTTGGGATCTCTGGCACCACTTCACAAACCACAATGTAAAAGGCTTTCATTGTTTGGACCCGAGACGTCGTCCCTGACAAGAAATCTCATTGAGCAACCCGTTGACTGAATAAAATGCTGCTATTGTAAAAGTGTGCACACCACAAATATGTACGTGTAATTTCACTGTTGAACGGAGTCAAAGATATGATTACACCAACATTCCTAATACACGTAATCATTTTAACAACTTTTAAGCCGCTTGTGACACTTTTCAACTCTCAATTATGTTtatataaatgcatttaaatgatTTTTATGGTTAGGTTTGAGAAGTGAAAGTGTTGGCCAATGTTAGGGAGGATACCAGGGCttgtttaatacagaaaaagtctgcacaaatgcaaaaaaaaaaaaaaggaatgttttACAATGTATGTGATA
This genomic window from Sphaeramia orbicularis chromosome 20, fSphaOr1.1, whole genome shotgun sequence contains:
- the fzd8a gene encoding LOW QUALITY PROTEIN: frizzled-8a (The sequence of the model RefSeq protein was modified relative to this genomic sequence to represent the inferred CDS: inserted 2 bases in 2 codons) — protein: MEYDLFGIYLLLCLALLPRSSCTTAKEITCQEIAVPLCKGIGYNYTYMPNQFNHDTQDEAGLEVHQFWPLVEIQCSPDLKFFLCSMYTPICLEDYKKPLPPCRSVCERARAGCAPLMRQYGFPWPDRMKCDLLPVQGNPDTLCMDYNRTDSTTVSPVLSKPTNHPGKGYNPPKNKPGRPGAPGKYKPPSAPCEPGCTCLEPMVPVNTDRHPLYNRVKTGQITNCAMPCHNPYFTHDERAFXRVWIGLWSVLCFVSTFATVATFLIDMERFKYPERPIIFLSACYMFVSVGYIVRLIAGHEKVACNREYDLEHIHYETTGPALCTVVFLLIYFFGMASSIWWVILSLTWFLAAGMKWGNEAIASYSQYFHLAAWLIPSMKSIAVLALSSVDGDSVAGICYVGNQNLDNLRGFVLAPLVIYXFIGTMFLLAGFVSLFRIRSVIKQGGTKTDKLEKLMIRIGIFTVLYTVPATIIVACYFYEQHNRQSWEITHNCSNCLRESDRRSPDYAVFMLKYFMCLLVGITSGVWIWSGKTLDSWRTFCTRCCWGSKGTSGSMYSDVSTGLTWRSGTASSVSCPKQMPLSQV